In one Gossypium hirsutum isolate 1008001.06 chromosome D09, Gossypium_hirsutum_v2.1, whole genome shotgun sequence genomic region, the following are encoded:
- the LOC107893007 gene encoding GDSL esterase/lipase 7 → MVKLDISINFCVFMLFIYLLEFCYGDVIEVPPLNINQQDLLKHLSLRDIKIDFPALYVFGDSFVDNGNNKVILGNEDAIGGGYLPFGIDFDGKSTGQVTNGRIGVDFIATVGGLPYPPPIMGMSKIDRKTISTGVNYASGSSGLLPQNGHVLHKNVINFFQQVDLFENSTMKDLKGTFDSPKKLKKYLSKSLFFIHHASNDLGVTFEVEMKKKYSIDTYAKLLIKELSKQLQRLYTLGARKFFVSNVSPLGCSPYSINTIIHSGPCVEETNKRVSLYNDLLPDLLEKLQSSLSGSKFVHGDIYKVFQDVFESPESYGFKDVNSLCCIDKNGTRIQVCAPNIDPCEDRKTRVFFDPFHPSEAMHFLWARRFLKDSSICSPINLIQLMQA, encoded by the exons ATGGTTAAACTTGATATATccattaatttttgtgtttttatgctcttcatttatttattagaaTTTTGTTATGGAGATGTGATAGAAGTGCCACCATTGAACATCAACCAACAAGATCTTTTGAAGCATTTATCATTAAGAgatataaaaattgattttccaGCTCTTTATGTATTTGGAGACTCTTTTGTTGACAATGGAAACAACAAAGTAATTTTGGGAAATGAAGATGCAATTGGAGGAGGTTATTTGCCATTCGGAATTGATTTTGATGGAAAATCTACTGGTCAAGTAACTAATGGTAGAATTGGAGTAGATTTCATTG CTACAGTAGGAGGTTTGCCATACCCACCACCAATTATGGGAATGTCTAAGATAGACAGAAAAACAATCAGTACCGGTGTTAATTATGCCTCTGGTTCTTCTGGACTTCTCCCTCAAAATGGACATGTTTTG CATAAGAATGTCATCAACTTCTTTCAACAAGTAGACTTGTTTGAGAACTCAACAATGAAGGATTTGAAGGGTACATTTGATAGTCCTAAAAAACTCAAGAAATACTTGTCCAAGTCTCTATTTTTCATCCATCACGCAAGCAATGATTTAGGGGTTACCTTTGAGGTCGAAATGAAGAAAAAGTACTCTATTGATACATATGCCAAACTTCTAATTAAAGAGCTTTCCAAGCAATTGCAG AGATTATATACACTTGGTGCTCGAAAATTTTTTGTAAGCAATGTATCACCGCTAGGATGCTCACCATATAGCATAAATACAATAATTCATAGTGGACCATGTGTCGAAGAAACAAACAAACGAGTATCTCTTTACAATGACCTCCTTCCTGATTTGTTGGAAAAATTGCAATCCAGTCTTTCAGGCTCTAAATTCGTTCATGGAGATATTTACAAAGTTTTTCAAGATGTGTTTGAATCACCTGAATCTTATG GATTTAAGGATGTGAACAGCTTATGTTGCATTGATAAGAATGGAACTAGAATTCAAGTTTGTGCTCCAAATATTGATCCATGTGAAGATAGAAAGACTCGTGTATTCTTTGACCCATTCCACCCAAGTGAAGCCATGCACTTCCTTTGGGCCAGGCGTTTCTTAAAGGACTCCTCCATTTGCTCCCCTATCAATTTGATTCAGTTAATGCAAGCATGA
- the LOC121221176 gene encoding beta-glucosidase BoGH3B isoform X3, which yields MDCTYKNPNAPIEDRVKDLLSRMTLQEKIGQMTQIERSVATPADLKSFSIGSILSAGGSVPFEKALPADWADMVDKFQQAALESRLGIPLIYGIDAVHGNNSVYGATIFPHNVGVGATRDADLAQRIGAATALEVRATGIHYDFAPCVAVCRDPRWGRCFECYSEDTNIVRKMTSIITGLQGKPPADYPKGYPFVAGRNNVIACAKHFVGDGGTEKGINEGNTILSYDDLESIHMAPYLDCISQGVSTIMASYSSWNGRQLHADRFLLTEILKDKLGFKGFVISDWEALDRLTEPRGSNYRYCISTAVNAGIDMV from the exons ATGGATTGCACTTACAAGAATCCAAATGCACCCATAGAGGATCGAGTCAAAGACCTTCTTTCTCGAATGACTCTACAAGAAAAGATCGGTCAAATGACCCAAATCGAGCGAAGTGTCGCCACTCCTGCTGATCTCAAAAGCTTTTCCATAG GTAGTATACTGAGTGCCGGTGGAAGTGTGCCATTTGAGAAAGCATTGCCAGCTGATTGGGCTGATATGGTGGATAAGTTCCAGCAGGCAGCACTTGAGTCTCGGCTTGGGATACCGCTTATTTATGGGATTGATGCAGTTCATGGTAACAATAGTGTTTATGGTGCCACTATATTTCCTCACAATGTTGGAGTTGGAGCTACTAG AGATGCAGATTTGGCTCAAAGAATTGGGGCTGCAACTGCTCTTGAAGTTAGGGCAACTGGCATTCACTATGACTTTGCTCCCTGCGTAGCT GTATGCAGGGATCCCAGATGGGGAAGATGTTTTGAGTGTTATAGTGAAGACACCAACATTGTTCGAAAAATGACTTCCATTATTACAGGTTTGCAGGGAAAACCACCGGCGGACTACCCGAAAGGCTACCCTTTTGTAGCTGGCAG AAACAATGTCATTGCATGTGCGAAGCATTTTGTTGGAGATGGAGGCACTGAAAAGGGTATAAATGAAGGGAATACCATATTATCATATGATGATTTAGAGAGCATTCATATGGCACCATATCTGGACTGTATTTCTCAGGGGGTTTCCACCATTATGGCATCATATTCCAGTTGGAACGGACGTCAACTTCATGCTGATCGTTTCCTCTTGAcagaaattctaaaagataaactAGGTTTCAAG GGTTTTGTAATTTCCGACTGGGAAGCACTCGATCGACTCACTGAACCTCGAGGCTCAAACTATCGTTATTGTATTTCTACTGCTGTTAATGCTGGTATCGACATGGTATAG
- the LOC121221176 gene encoding beta-glucosidase BoGH3B isoform X1 — translation MDCTYKNPNAPIEDRVKDLLSRMTLQEKIGQMTQIERSVATPADLKSFSIGSILSAGGSVPFEKALPADWADMVDKFQQAALESRLGIPLIYGIDAVHGNNSVYGATIFPHNVGVGATRDADLAQRIGAATALEVRATGIHYDFAPCVAVCRDPRWGRCFECYSEDTNIVRKMTSIITGLQGKPPADYPKGYPFVAGRNNVIACAKHFVGDGGTEKGINEGNTILSYDDLESIHMAPYLDCISQGVSTIMASYSSWNGRQLHADRFLLTEILKDKLGFKGFVISDWEALDRLTEPRGSNYRYCISTAVNAGIDMVMVPLRYKQFMDDLTFLVESGEVLMSRIDDAVERILRVKFVSGLFEYPFSDRSLLDIVGCKVNIAEFSI, via the exons ATGGATTGCACTTACAAGAATCCAAATGCACCCATAGAGGATCGAGTCAAAGACCTTCTTTCTCGAATGACTCTACAAGAAAAGATCGGTCAAATGACCCAAATCGAGCGAAGTGTCGCCACTCCTGCTGATCTCAAAAGCTTTTCCATAG GTAGTATACTGAGTGCCGGTGGAAGTGTGCCATTTGAGAAAGCATTGCCAGCTGATTGGGCTGATATGGTGGATAAGTTCCAGCAGGCAGCACTTGAGTCTCGGCTTGGGATACCGCTTATTTATGGGATTGATGCAGTTCATGGTAACAATAGTGTTTATGGTGCCACTATATTTCCTCACAATGTTGGAGTTGGAGCTACTAG AGATGCAGATTTGGCTCAAAGAATTGGGGCTGCAACTGCTCTTGAAGTTAGGGCAACTGGCATTCACTATGACTTTGCTCCCTGCGTAGCT GTATGCAGGGATCCCAGATGGGGAAGATGTTTTGAGTGTTATAGTGAAGACACCAACATTGTTCGAAAAATGACTTCCATTATTACAGGTTTGCAGGGAAAACCACCGGCGGACTACCCGAAAGGCTACCCTTTTGTAGCTGGCAG AAACAATGTCATTGCATGTGCGAAGCATTTTGTTGGAGATGGAGGCACTGAAAAGGGTATAAATGAAGGGAATACCATATTATCATATGATGATTTAGAGAGCATTCATATGGCACCATATCTGGACTGTATTTCTCAGGGGGTTTCCACCATTATGGCATCATATTCCAGTTGGAACGGACGTCAACTTCATGCTGATCGTTTCCTCTTGAcagaaattctaaaagataaactAGGTTTCAAG GGTTTTGTAATTTCCGACTGGGAAGCACTCGATCGACTCACTGAACCTCGAGGCTCAAACTATCGTTATTGTATTTCTACTGCTGTTAATGCTGGTATCGACATG GTAATGGTGCCTCTCAGATATAAACAGTTCATGGATGATTTGACGTTTCTGGTTGAATCTGGGGAAGTACTGATGTCCAGGATAGATGATGCCGTTGAACGAATATTGAGAGTGAAATTTGTTTCCGGTCTTTTCGAATATCCCTTCTCCGATAGATCTCTGCTGGATATAGTTGGCTGCAAGGTAAATATTGCAGAATTTAGCATCTGA
- the LOC121221176 gene encoding beta-glucosidase BoGH3B isoform X2: MDCTYKNPNAPIEDRVKDLLSRMTLQEKIGQMTQIERSVATPADLKSFSIGSILSAGGSVPFEKALPADWADMVDKFQQAALESRLGIPLIYGIDAVHGNNSVYGATIFPHNVGVGATRDADLAQRIGAATALEVRATGIHYDFAPCVAVCRDPRWGRCFECYSEDTNIVRKMTSIITGLQGKPPADYPKGYPFVAGRNNVIACAKHFVGDGGTEKGINEGNTILSYDDLESIHMAPYLDCISQGVSTIMASYSSWNGRQLHADRFLLTEILKDKLGFKGFVISDWEALDRLTEPRGSNYRYCISTAVNAGNGASQI; this comes from the exons ATGGATTGCACTTACAAGAATCCAAATGCACCCATAGAGGATCGAGTCAAAGACCTTCTTTCTCGAATGACTCTACAAGAAAAGATCGGTCAAATGACCCAAATCGAGCGAAGTGTCGCCACTCCTGCTGATCTCAAAAGCTTTTCCATAG GTAGTATACTGAGTGCCGGTGGAAGTGTGCCATTTGAGAAAGCATTGCCAGCTGATTGGGCTGATATGGTGGATAAGTTCCAGCAGGCAGCACTTGAGTCTCGGCTTGGGATACCGCTTATTTATGGGATTGATGCAGTTCATGGTAACAATAGTGTTTATGGTGCCACTATATTTCCTCACAATGTTGGAGTTGGAGCTACTAG AGATGCAGATTTGGCTCAAAGAATTGGGGCTGCAACTGCTCTTGAAGTTAGGGCAACTGGCATTCACTATGACTTTGCTCCCTGCGTAGCT GTATGCAGGGATCCCAGATGGGGAAGATGTTTTGAGTGTTATAGTGAAGACACCAACATTGTTCGAAAAATGACTTCCATTATTACAGGTTTGCAGGGAAAACCACCGGCGGACTACCCGAAAGGCTACCCTTTTGTAGCTGGCAG AAACAATGTCATTGCATGTGCGAAGCATTTTGTTGGAGATGGAGGCACTGAAAAGGGTATAAATGAAGGGAATACCATATTATCATATGATGATTTAGAGAGCATTCATATGGCACCATATCTGGACTGTATTTCTCAGGGGGTTTCCACCATTATGGCATCATATTCCAGTTGGAACGGACGTCAACTTCATGCTGATCGTTTCCTCTTGAcagaaattctaaaagataaactAGGTTTCAAG GGTTTTGTAATTTCCGACTGGGAAGCACTCGATCGACTCACTGAACCTCGAGGCTCAAACTATCGTTATTGTATTTCTACTGCTGTTAATGCTG GTAATGGTGCCTCTCAGATATAA
- the LOC107892197 gene encoding probable carboxylesterase 11, which translates to MPSVAVKLYSVFFKFLLKQRLQSWIQDPIDESSNPYGVTTRPEESVSAPNPCFTDGVATKDIHIDPFTALCIRIFLPESSLSPPEQSHPKSHLRSSLLDPNSINHRRNSYAPSDTGTPRNDSRRSSLDGLNSRSDNNVYRGYSPQPQKCRKLPIMLQFHGGGWVSGSNESVANDFFCRRIAKLCDVIVVAVGYRLAPENKYPTAFDDGLKVLNWLGKQANLAECFKSMGSGARGVGAEFTKAEVQRHIVDAFGASMVEPWLAAHGDPSRCVLLGVSCGANIADYVACKAIEAGKRLDPVKVVAQVLMYPFFIGSIPTKSETRLANSYFYDMPMCLLAWKLFLPEEKLSLDHPAGNPLILDRSLKRMPPTLTIVAEHDWMRDRAVAYSEALRNVNVDAPVLEYKDAVHEFATLDMLLKTPQAQACAEDIAIWVKKYISFRGNELSY; encoded by the exons ATGCCAAGCGTAGCTGTAAAATTATATAGTGTATTCTTCAAGTTCCTCTTGAAGCAGCGTTTGCAAAGCTGGATTCAAGACCCTATTGACGAATCCTCCAATCCTTACGGTGTCACGACCCGACCCGAAGAATCCGTTTCCGCTCCCAATCCTTGTTTCACCGACGGTGTCGCCACTAAAGACATCCACATTGACCCGTTTACTGCCCTCTGTATTCGGATCTTCCTCCCAGAATCGTCTCTTTCCCCTCCCGAACAATCCCACCCCAAATCCCACCTCAGATCCTCCCTATTAGACCCCAATTCCATTAACCACCGGAGGAACAGCTATGCTCCTTCTGATACCGGAACCCCGAGAAATGATTCGAGAAGAAGCAGTCTTGATGGGTTAAATTCAAGATCCGACAATAATGTTTATCGAGGTTATTCACCACAACCTCAAAAATGTCGAAAATTGCCGATAATGTTACAGTTTCACGGCGGGGGTTGGGTTAGTGGGAGCAATGAGTCGGTCGCCAACGATTTCTTTTGTCGGAGGATAGCGAAATTGTGTGATGTTATAGTTGTGGCCGTTGGTTATAGGTTGGCGCCGGAGAATAAGTATCCGACGGCTTTTGACGATGGATTGAAGGTCTTGAATTGGTTAGGGAAGCAAGCGAATTTAGCCGAGTGTTTTAAGTCAATGGGGAGTGGGGCTCGTGGGGTTGGAGCAGAGTTTACCAAGGCCGAAGTTCAAAGACATATTGTGGATGCATTTGGGGCTTCCATGGTTGAGCCATGGTTGGCAGCTCATGGTGATCCATCAAG ATGTGTTCTACTTGGGGTGAGTTGTGGAGCAAACATTGCGGATTACGTGGCTTGCAAAGCTATCGAAGCTGGCAAGCGTCTGGATCCTGTCAAGGTTGTAGCACAGGTTCTAATGTATCCATTCTTCATTGGAAGTATTCCAACAAAGTCAGAAACAAGGTTGGCAAACTCCTACTTTTACGACATGCCAATGTGCTTACTTGCATGGAAACTCTTTCTTCCCGAGGAAAAGTTAAGCCTTGACCACCCGGCTGGCAATCCCCTCATCCTAGACAGGTCTTTGAAGCGCATGCCCCCGACACTGACAATTGTAGCAGAACATGACTGGATGAGAGATCGGGCCGTTGCATACTCAGAGGCACTTCGGAATGTAAATGTCGATGCACCTGTTCTCGAATATAAGGATGCGGTTCACGAATTTGCAACCCTTGACATGCTTCTAAAGACTCCTCAAGCTCAAGCGTGTGCTGAGGACATTGCCATCTGGGTAAAGAAGTACATCTCATTTCGAGGTAATGAGTTATCTTATTAA